The following are encoded in a window of Carya illinoinensis cultivar Pawnee chromosome 15, C.illinoinensisPawnee_v1, whole genome shotgun sequence genomic DNA:
- the LOC122296222 gene encoding uncharacterized protein LOC122296222 isoform X9, producing MAIVTGDRYLEKLVEFIEGQTGPLLEGSLVLKLNPAGLHYVQSRLEALNELESLLAGTPVDYLRAYVSDLGDHRALEQLRRILRLLPSLKVVSTLPPPSRDPTPLSLRPFGRLRILELRGCDLSATAARGLLELRHTLEKLICYNSTDALRHIFASRIAEIKGSPQWNRLSFVSCACNGLVLMDESLQLLPAVETLDLSRNKFAKVDNLRKCAKLKHLDLGFNNLRSISYFREVSCRIGKLVLRNNALTTLHGIENLKSLEGLDVSYNIISNFSEIEFLVCLPSLRSLWLEGNPLCCARWYRVQVFSYFTHLDKLKLDDKHISNREYWKRQIIIASRQKRPATFGFYSPAKDEAKEEGGNINQKRRKASRLVFLENEEENTCMYSDPESVLCDAEIRSREESVLSDAEAEIADLMNRVELMKKERSIFWLREFRVWMDHASENFVEITKPTEQTMHNEKENYRKKKSSKRYLGDSSRYVSDSVLASGDDSSTNILESDNSLADMSIGLPANQFFTQVSSLGNSGRVFLAGGIDLKEEHQQFTSSHSDVFAIQGAHGVVENVIISPLSAIDGISESHLSSAYVGSPPHYQEGILHRRHTLVKEILQLSADSYSVASSDSNTSCSDDAFCESTSAVDKSLNESYLRNIEEHSSSIDFEDKGFDQRHEIPHVRENGISYSCDDQTSRMQKSPNLEQFHHSQSNKFPAAATLDDGLSQFFNQEADYLEKRKGKRKSKKKVIPLEGENNVVSKKELFFKSNGNLDICGAEQTWTNAIVTPATDDAHKFPGSRCASLGDDGFVENYFNANIADSSMHETCQRYMCCDCVLEPQSKYRERCREVGLVLSSENKLYVLFIGLAGDQSGQRMIAGGTIISLAGCHKVEDIREVSVGLGLQVVRFRLSCLRNKFVEVQK from the exons ATGGCGATTGTGACCGGGGATCGGTACCTGGAGAAGCTGGTGGAATTCATCGAGGGGCAGACCGGTCCGCTGCTCGAAGGTTCCCTCGTGCTGAAGCTTAACCCGGCGGGCTTGCACTACGTGCAGTCGCGGCTGGAGGCGCTGAACGAATTGGAGAGCCTGCTCGCCGGTACGCCCGTGGACTACCTCCGCGCCTACGTGTCGGACCTCGGAGACCACCGCGCGCTAGAGCAGCTCCGCCGGATTCTCCGCCTTTTGCCCTCGCTCAAGGTAGTCTCCACTCTCCCACCGCCGTCTCGGGACCCCACGCCGCTGTCGTTGCGCCCCTTCGGTAGGCTGAGGATTCTGGAGCTCAGAGGCTGTGATTTGTCCGCCACCGCTGCCCGAGGGTTGTTGGAGTTGAGGCACACCTTGGAAAAGCTCATATGCTACAATTCCACg GATGCCCTACGGCATATTTTTGCTAGTAGAATTGCTGAGATAAAAGGCTCTCCCCAGTGGAACCGGTTGTCCTTTGTTTCGTGTGCATGTAATGGCTTGGTTCTAATGGACGAGTCTTTGCAGCTTCTTCCTGCTGTTGAAACTCTTGATCTTAGCCGCAACAAGTTTGCAAAAGTGGATAACCTTCGCAAGTGTGCCAAATTGAAGCACCTGGATCTTGGTTTTAATAACCTTAGATCAATTTCGTACTTCAGGGAG GTCTCCTGTCGTATTGGTAAACTTGTTTTGAGGAACAATGCTCTAACTACATTGCATGGAATTGAGAATTTGAAGTCACTTGAAGGGCTTGATGTTTCCTACAACATCATTTCCAATTTTTCAGAGATAGAGTTCCTTGTGTGCCTTCCATCTCTACGAAGCTTATGGTTGGAAGGAAATCCATTATGTTGTGCTCGATGGTATAGAGTGCAAGTATTCAGCTATTTTACTCATCTAGATAAA TTGAAGTTAGATGACAAGCACATCAGCAACAGAGAGTACTGGAAACGGCAAATTATTATTGCCAGCAGGCAGAAGCGGCCTGCCACCTTTGGCTTTTATTCTCCTGCAAAAGATGAAGCTAAAGAGGAGGGGGGGAACATTAACCAAAAGAGG AGAAAGGCATCCCGTCTTGTTTTTCTTGAGAATGAAGAAGAGAACACATGTATGTATTCTGACCCAGAGTCGGTGTTGTGTGATGCTGAGATTCGAAGCAGAGAGGAGAGTGTTCTGTCTGATGCTGAAGCTGAAATTGCTGATTTGATGAATAGAGTTGAGCTCATGAAGAAAGAGCGTTCCATTTTTTGGTTACGTGAGTTTAGGGTGTGGATGGATCATGCTTCTGAGAATTTTGTGGAAATAACTAAACCTACTGAGCAAACAATGCATAATGAAAAAGagaattatagaaaaaaaaagtcaagTAAAAGGTATCTTGGCGATAGTTCGAGATATGTCTCTGACTCTGTTCTAGCTTCTGGAGATGATAGTAGTACAAATATTTTAGAATCTGATAACTCCTTAGCAGATATGTCTATTGGTTTGCCTGCTAATCAATTCTTTACCCAAGTTAGCTCACTGGGGAATAGTGGTAGGGTTTTTCTGGCTGGGGGAATTGATCTGAAAGAGGAGCATCAGCAATTTACAAGTTCCCACTCCGATGTTTTTGCCATCCAAGGTGCTCATGGGGTGGTTGAAAATGTCATCATATCACCATTATCAGCCATCGATGGTATATCAGAGTCTCATTTGTCTTCTGCTTACGTTGGATCTCCCCCTCATTATCAAGAGGGCATTCTTCATCGTCGCCACACCTTAGTCAAGGAAATTTTGCAGCTATCCGCAGATTCTTATTCGGTGGCATCATCAGATAGTAATACCAGCTGTAGTGATGATGCTTTCTGTGAATCAACATCTGCAGTTGATAAGTCACTGAATGAATCTTATCTTAGGAATATTGAAGAGCACTCATCTTCAAttgattttgaggataaggGTTTTGACCAAAGACATGAAATTCCTCATGTAAGAGAAAATGGTATATCTTATTCATGTGATGACCAAACCTCCAGAATGCAGAAATCTCCAAATTTAGAACAGTTCCACCATTCACAGAGCAATAAATTTCCTGCTGCTGCTACTCTAGATGATGGACTTTCTCAATTTTTCAACCAAGAGGCTGATTATTTGGAGAAGAGAAAAGGCAaaaggaaatcaaagaaaaaagtgaTACCACTAGAAGGGGAGAATAATGTGGTTAGCAAGAAAGAGTTGTTTTTTAAATCTAATGGCAATTTGGATATTTGTGGAGCTGAACAGACTTGGACAAATGCAATTGTAACCCCAGCAACGGATGATGCTCATAAATTTCCTGGGTCTAGGTGCGCATCGCTTGGGGATGATGGTTTTGTTGAGAACTATTTCAATGCAAATATTGCAGATTCCAGCATGCATGAAACTTGTCAGCGGTATATGTGTTGTGATTGTGTACTTGAGCCTCAATCCAAGTATAGAGAGAG ATGCAGAGAGGTGGGTCTGGTACTGAGCAGTGAAAACAAGTTGTATGTTCTGTTCATTGGTCTTGCAGGGGATCAATCAGGTCAGCGTATGATTGCAGGAG GAACTATCATAAGTTTAGCAGGTTGCCACAAAGTTGAAGATATTAGAGAGGTTTCAGTTGGTCTTGGACTTCAGGTTGTGAG GTTCAGGTTGAGTTGTTTGAGAAACAAATTTGTGGAGGTTCAAAAGTGA
- the LOC122296222 gene encoding uncharacterized protein LOC122296222 isoform X1, with translation MAIVTGDRYLEKLVEFIEGQTGPLLEGSLVLKLNPAGLHYVQSRLEALNELESLLAGTPVDYLRAYVSDLGDHRALEQLRRILRLLPSLKVVSTLPPPSRDPTPLSLRPFGRLRILELRGCDLSATAARGLLELRHTLEKLICYNSTDALRHIFASRIAEIKGSPQWNRLSFVSCACNGLVLMDESLQLLPAVETLDLSRNKFAKVDNLRKCAKLKHLDLGFNNLRSISYFREVSCRIGKLVLRNNALTTLHGIENLKSLEGLDVSYNIISNFSEIEFLVCLPSLRSLWLEGNPLCCARWYRVQVFSYFTHLDKLKLDDKHISNREYWKRQIIIASRQKRPATFGFYSPAKDEAKEEGGNINQKRRKASRLVFLENEEENTCMYSDPESVLCDAEIRSREESVLSDAEAEIADLMNRVELMKKERSIFWLREFRVWMDHASENFVEITKPTEQTMHNEKENYRKKKSSKRYLGDSSRYVSDSVLASGDDSSTNILESDNSLADMSIGLPANQFFTQVSSLGNSGRVFLAGGIDLKEEHQQFTSSHSDVFAIQGAHGVVENVIISPLSAIDGISESHLSSAYVGSPPHYQEGILHRRHTLVKEILQLSADSYSVASSDSNTSCSDDAFCESTSAVDKSLNESYLRNIEEHSSSIDFEDKGFDQRHEIPHVRENGISYSCDDQTSRMQKSPNLEQFHHSQSNKFPAAATLDDGLSQFFNQEADYLEKRKGKRKSKKKVIPLEGENNVVSKKELFFKSNGNLDICGAEQTWTNAIVTPATDDAHKFPGSRCASLGDDGFVENYFNANIADSSMHETCQRYMCCDCVLEPQSKYRERCREVGLVLSSENKLYVLFIGLAGDQSGQRMIAGGTIISLAGCHKVEDIREVSVGLGLQVVRLYIDRDSEYLFITRSIEKSRQLFSTFKVFDSSVANDNCSLQSLEQVQVELFEKQICGGSKVNLYQYSMVLFWCNHNGEDIWLSRSLFVMGMHLLVCVEDLMHFSSLSVDSSWPPYFSLDSCCSIVDLSEMVIEARERLCVTLALKRDASEFSSSAKAGKAASNYEKTRPSSVTWKLRWFSIESLCNFVALVKAIHAGTSLSPLHVRCIP, from the exons ATGGCGATTGTGACCGGGGATCGGTACCTGGAGAAGCTGGTGGAATTCATCGAGGGGCAGACCGGTCCGCTGCTCGAAGGTTCCCTCGTGCTGAAGCTTAACCCGGCGGGCTTGCACTACGTGCAGTCGCGGCTGGAGGCGCTGAACGAATTGGAGAGCCTGCTCGCCGGTACGCCCGTGGACTACCTCCGCGCCTACGTGTCGGACCTCGGAGACCACCGCGCGCTAGAGCAGCTCCGCCGGATTCTCCGCCTTTTGCCCTCGCTCAAGGTAGTCTCCACTCTCCCACCGCCGTCTCGGGACCCCACGCCGCTGTCGTTGCGCCCCTTCGGTAGGCTGAGGATTCTGGAGCTCAGAGGCTGTGATTTGTCCGCCACCGCTGCCCGAGGGTTGTTGGAGTTGAGGCACACCTTGGAAAAGCTCATATGCTACAATTCCACg GATGCCCTACGGCATATTTTTGCTAGTAGAATTGCTGAGATAAAAGGCTCTCCCCAGTGGAACCGGTTGTCCTTTGTTTCGTGTGCATGTAATGGCTTGGTTCTAATGGACGAGTCTTTGCAGCTTCTTCCTGCTGTTGAAACTCTTGATCTTAGCCGCAACAAGTTTGCAAAAGTGGATAACCTTCGCAAGTGTGCCAAATTGAAGCACCTGGATCTTGGTTTTAATAACCTTAGATCAATTTCGTACTTCAGGGAG GTCTCCTGTCGTATTGGTAAACTTGTTTTGAGGAACAATGCTCTAACTACATTGCATGGAATTGAGAATTTGAAGTCACTTGAAGGGCTTGATGTTTCCTACAACATCATTTCCAATTTTTCAGAGATAGAGTTCCTTGTGTGCCTTCCATCTCTACGAAGCTTATGGTTGGAAGGAAATCCATTATGTTGTGCTCGATGGTATAGAGTGCAAGTATTCAGCTATTTTACTCATCTAGATAAA TTGAAGTTAGATGACAAGCACATCAGCAACAGAGAGTACTGGAAACGGCAAATTATTATTGCCAGCAGGCAGAAGCGGCCTGCCACCTTTGGCTTTTATTCTCCTGCAAAAGATGAAGCTAAAGAGGAGGGGGGGAACATTAACCAAAAGAGG AGAAAGGCATCCCGTCTTGTTTTTCTTGAGAATGAAGAAGAGAACACATGTATGTATTCTGACCCAGAGTCGGTGTTGTGTGATGCTGAGATTCGAAGCAGAGAGGAGAGTGTTCTGTCTGATGCTGAAGCTGAAATTGCTGATTTGATGAATAGAGTTGAGCTCATGAAGAAAGAGCGTTCCATTTTTTGGTTACGTGAGTTTAGGGTGTGGATGGATCATGCTTCTGAGAATTTTGTGGAAATAACTAAACCTACTGAGCAAACAATGCATAATGAAAAAGagaattatagaaaaaaaaagtcaagTAAAAGGTATCTTGGCGATAGTTCGAGATATGTCTCTGACTCTGTTCTAGCTTCTGGAGATGATAGTAGTACAAATATTTTAGAATCTGATAACTCCTTAGCAGATATGTCTATTGGTTTGCCTGCTAATCAATTCTTTACCCAAGTTAGCTCACTGGGGAATAGTGGTAGGGTTTTTCTGGCTGGGGGAATTGATCTGAAAGAGGAGCATCAGCAATTTACAAGTTCCCACTCCGATGTTTTTGCCATCCAAGGTGCTCATGGGGTGGTTGAAAATGTCATCATATCACCATTATCAGCCATCGATGGTATATCAGAGTCTCATTTGTCTTCTGCTTACGTTGGATCTCCCCCTCATTATCAAGAGGGCATTCTTCATCGTCGCCACACCTTAGTCAAGGAAATTTTGCAGCTATCCGCAGATTCTTATTCGGTGGCATCATCAGATAGTAATACCAGCTGTAGTGATGATGCTTTCTGTGAATCAACATCTGCAGTTGATAAGTCACTGAATGAATCTTATCTTAGGAATATTGAAGAGCACTCATCTTCAAttgattttgaggataaggGTTTTGACCAAAGACATGAAATTCCTCATGTAAGAGAAAATGGTATATCTTATTCATGTGATGACCAAACCTCCAGAATGCAGAAATCTCCAAATTTAGAACAGTTCCACCATTCACAGAGCAATAAATTTCCTGCTGCTGCTACTCTAGATGATGGACTTTCTCAATTTTTCAACCAAGAGGCTGATTATTTGGAGAAGAGAAAAGGCAaaaggaaatcaaagaaaaaagtgaTACCACTAGAAGGGGAGAATAATGTGGTTAGCAAGAAAGAGTTGTTTTTTAAATCTAATGGCAATTTGGATATTTGTGGAGCTGAACAGACTTGGACAAATGCAATTGTAACCCCAGCAACGGATGATGCTCATAAATTTCCTGGGTCTAGGTGCGCATCGCTTGGGGATGATGGTTTTGTTGAGAACTATTTCAATGCAAATATTGCAGATTCCAGCATGCATGAAACTTGTCAGCGGTATATGTGTTGTGATTGTGTACTTGAGCCTCAATCCAAGTATAGAGAGAG ATGCAGAGAGGTGGGTCTGGTACTGAGCAGTGAAAACAAGTTGTATGTTCTGTTCATTGGTCTTGCAGGGGATCAATCAGGTCAGCGTATGATTGCAGGAG GAACTATCATAAGTTTAGCAGGTTGCCACAAAGTTGAAGATATTAGAGAGGTTTCAGTTGGTCTTGGACTTCAGGTTGTGAG GTTGTACATTGACAGGGATTCAGAGTACCTGTTTATAACTAGAAGCATTGAAAAGTCAAGGCAATTATTTAGTACCTTCAAAGTTTTTGATTCTTCTGTGGCAAATGATAACTGTTCTTTACAAAG TTTGGAGCAGGTTCAGGTTGAGTTGTTTGAGAAACAAATTTGTGGAGGTTCAAAAGTGAACTTATACCAATATTCTATGGTGCTATTCTGGTGCAACCACAATGGAG AGGATATATGGCTTTCAAGATCACTATTTGTGATGGGAATGCATCTGCTTGTGTGTGTTGAAGACCTTATGCACTTTAGCTCCCTTTCGGTGGATTCATCTTGGCCCCCATATTTCTCACTCGATTCATGTTGCTCCATTGTCGACTTATCTGAGATG GTCATCGAGGCTAGAGAGAGGCTGTGTGTGACATTAGCTCTTAAACGTGATGCATCAGAGTTCTCCTCCTCTGCCAAAGCTGGCAAGGCAGCCAGCAATTATGAAAAGACACGTCCAAGCTCTGTAACATGGAAGCTAAGGTGGTTCTCCATAGAAAGTCTCTGCAATTTTGTGGCATTGGTGAAGGCAATCCATGCTGGAACATCATTGTCTCCTTTGCATGTAAGATGTATACCATGA
- the LOC122296222 gene encoding uncharacterized protein LOC122296222 isoform X8: protein MAIVTGDRYLEKLVEFIEGQTGPLLEGSLVLKLNPAGLHYVQSRLEALNELESLLAGTPVDYLRAYVSDLGDHRALEQLRRILRLLPSLKVVSTLPPPSRDPTPLSLRPFGRLRILELRGCDLSATAARGLLELRHTLEKLICYNSTDALRHIFASRIAEIKGSPQWNRLSFVSCACNGLVLMDESLQLLPAVETLDLSRNKFAKVDNLRKCAKLKHLDLGFNNLRSISYFREVSCRIGKLVLRNNALTTLHGIENLKSLEGLDVSYNIISNFSEIEFLVCLPSLRSLWLEGNPLCCARWYRVQVFSYFTHLDKLKLDDKHISNREYWKRQIIIASRQKRPATFGFYSPAKDEAKEEGGNINQKRRKASRLVFLENEEENTCMYSDPESVLCDAEIRSREESVLSDAEAEIADLMNRVELMKKERSIFWLREFRVWMDHASENFVEITKPTEQTMHNEKENYRKKKSSKRYLGDSSRYVSDSVLASGDDSSTNILESDNSLADMSIGLPANQFFTQVSSLGNSGRVFLAGGIDLKEEHQQFTSSHSDVFAIQGAHGVVENVIISPLSAIDGISESHLSSAYVGSPPHYQEGILHRRHTLVKEILQLSADSYSVASSDSNTSCSDDAFCESTSAVDKSLNESYLRNIEEHSSSIDFEDKGFDQRHEIPHVRENGISYSCDDQTSRMQKSPNLEQFHHSQSNKFPAAATLDDGLSQFFNQEADYLEKRKGKRKSKKKVIPLEGENNVVSKKELFFKSNGNLDICGAEQTWTNAIVTPATDDAHKFPGSRCASLGDDGFVENYFNANIADSSMHETCQRYMCCDCVLEPQSKYRERCREVGLVLSSENKLYVLFIGLAGDQSGQRMIAGGTIISLAGCHKVEDIREVSVGLGLQVVSLEQVQVELFEKQICGGSKVNLYQYSMVLFWCNHNGVYCLDACIQDLLRFKKVRNL from the exons ATGGCGATTGTGACCGGGGATCGGTACCTGGAGAAGCTGGTGGAATTCATCGAGGGGCAGACCGGTCCGCTGCTCGAAGGTTCCCTCGTGCTGAAGCTTAACCCGGCGGGCTTGCACTACGTGCAGTCGCGGCTGGAGGCGCTGAACGAATTGGAGAGCCTGCTCGCCGGTACGCCCGTGGACTACCTCCGCGCCTACGTGTCGGACCTCGGAGACCACCGCGCGCTAGAGCAGCTCCGCCGGATTCTCCGCCTTTTGCCCTCGCTCAAGGTAGTCTCCACTCTCCCACCGCCGTCTCGGGACCCCACGCCGCTGTCGTTGCGCCCCTTCGGTAGGCTGAGGATTCTGGAGCTCAGAGGCTGTGATTTGTCCGCCACCGCTGCCCGAGGGTTGTTGGAGTTGAGGCACACCTTGGAAAAGCTCATATGCTACAATTCCACg GATGCCCTACGGCATATTTTTGCTAGTAGAATTGCTGAGATAAAAGGCTCTCCCCAGTGGAACCGGTTGTCCTTTGTTTCGTGTGCATGTAATGGCTTGGTTCTAATGGACGAGTCTTTGCAGCTTCTTCCTGCTGTTGAAACTCTTGATCTTAGCCGCAACAAGTTTGCAAAAGTGGATAACCTTCGCAAGTGTGCCAAATTGAAGCACCTGGATCTTGGTTTTAATAACCTTAGATCAATTTCGTACTTCAGGGAG GTCTCCTGTCGTATTGGTAAACTTGTTTTGAGGAACAATGCTCTAACTACATTGCATGGAATTGAGAATTTGAAGTCACTTGAAGGGCTTGATGTTTCCTACAACATCATTTCCAATTTTTCAGAGATAGAGTTCCTTGTGTGCCTTCCATCTCTACGAAGCTTATGGTTGGAAGGAAATCCATTATGTTGTGCTCGATGGTATAGAGTGCAAGTATTCAGCTATTTTACTCATCTAGATAAA TTGAAGTTAGATGACAAGCACATCAGCAACAGAGAGTACTGGAAACGGCAAATTATTATTGCCAGCAGGCAGAAGCGGCCTGCCACCTTTGGCTTTTATTCTCCTGCAAAAGATGAAGCTAAAGAGGAGGGGGGGAACATTAACCAAAAGAGG AGAAAGGCATCCCGTCTTGTTTTTCTTGAGAATGAAGAAGAGAACACATGTATGTATTCTGACCCAGAGTCGGTGTTGTGTGATGCTGAGATTCGAAGCAGAGAGGAGAGTGTTCTGTCTGATGCTGAAGCTGAAATTGCTGATTTGATGAATAGAGTTGAGCTCATGAAGAAAGAGCGTTCCATTTTTTGGTTACGTGAGTTTAGGGTGTGGATGGATCATGCTTCTGAGAATTTTGTGGAAATAACTAAACCTACTGAGCAAACAATGCATAATGAAAAAGagaattatagaaaaaaaaagtcaagTAAAAGGTATCTTGGCGATAGTTCGAGATATGTCTCTGACTCTGTTCTAGCTTCTGGAGATGATAGTAGTACAAATATTTTAGAATCTGATAACTCCTTAGCAGATATGTCTATTGGTTTGCCTGCTAATCAATTCTTTACCCAAGTTAGCTCACTGGGGAATAGTGGTAGGGTTTTTCTGGCTGGGGGAATTGATCTGAAAGAGGAGCATCAGCAATTTACAAGTTCCCACTCCGATGTTTTTGCCATCCAAGGTGCTCATGGGGTGGTTGAAAATGTCATCATATCACCATTATCAGCCATCGATGGTATATCAGAGTCTCATTTGTCTTCTGCTTACGTTGGATCTCCCCCTCATTATCAAGAGGGCATTCTTCATCGTCGCCACACCTTAGTCAAGGAAATTTTGCAGCTATCCGCAGATTCTTATTCGGTGGCATCATCAGATAGTAATACCAGCTGTAGTGATGATGCTTTCTGTGAATCAACATCTGCAGTTGATAAGTCACTGAATGAATCTTATCTTAGGAATATTGAAGAGCACTCATCTTCAAttgattttgaggataaggGTTTTGACCAAAGACATGAAATTCCTCATGTAAGAGAAAATGGTATATCTTATTCATGTGATGACCAAACCTCCAGAATGCAGAAATCTCCAAATTTAGAACAGTTCCACCATTCACAGAGCAATAAATTTCCTGCTGCTGCTACTCTAGATGATGGACTTTCTCAATTTTTCAACCAAGAGGCTGATTATTTGGAGAAGAGAAAAGGCAaaaggaaatcaaagaaaaaagtgaTACCACTAGAAGGGGAGAATAATGTGGTTAGCAAGAAAGAGTTGTTTTTTAAATCTAATGGCAATTTGGATATTTGTGGAGCTGAACAGACTTGGACAAATGCAATTGTAACCCCAGCAACGGATGATGCTCATAAATTTCCTGGGTCTAGGTGCGCATCGCTTGGGGATGATGGTTTTGTTGAGAACTATTTCAATGCAAATATTGCAGATTCCAGCATGCATGAAACTTGTCAGCGGTATATGTGTTGTGATTGTGTACTTGAGCCTCAATCCAAGTATAGAGAGAG ATGCAGAGAGGTGGGTCTGGTACTGAGCAGTGAAAACAAGTTGTATGTTCTGTTCATTGGTCTTGCAGGGGATCAATCAGGTCAGCGTATGATTGCAGGAG GAACTATCATAAGTTTAGCAGGTTGCCACAAAGTTGAAGATATTAGAGAGGTTTCAGTTGGTCTTGGACTTCAGGTTGTGAG TTTGGAGCAGGTTCAGGTTGAGTTGTTTGAGAAACAAATTTGTGGAGGTTCAAAAGTGAACTTATACCAATATTCTATGGTGCTATTCTGGTGCAACCACAATGGAG TGTATTGTTTGGATGCTTGTATCCAAGATCTACTCAGattcaagaaagtgagaaatTTGTAG